The following coding sequences lie in one Apium graveolens cultivar Ventura chromosome 1, ASM990537v1, whole genome shotgun sequence genomic window:
- the LOC141663765 gene encoding magnesium transporter MRS2-2-like, which produces MLQDPLDDNDVPIVEEFQKRLSSANLNSQVQGDDEENSGPENNLDTSEENDFPFEFQALEVALEAVCSFLDTRTRELEVSAYPALAELKSKINSCNLDRVRKLKSAMTRLTSRVVKEN; this is translated from the exons ATGCTTCAAGACCCACTTGATGACAATGATGTTCCCATTGTAGAGGAATTTCAAAAAAGATTATCTTCAGCAAATCTCAATTCTCAAGTCCAAGGAGATGATGAAGAAAATTCGGGACCCGAAAATAATTTAGATACAAGTGAAGAGAATG ATTTTCCATTTGAGTTCCAGGCTCTAGAAGTCGCACTTGAAGCTGTTTGTAGTTTTCTGGATACTAGAACAAGAGAATTAGAAGTTTCCGCATACCCTGCATTAGCTGAACTGAAGTCAAAG ATAAATAGCTGTAATCTGGATCGAGTACGTAAACTGAAAAGTGCAATGACACGCTTGACCAGCAGGGTTGTAAAG GAAAACTGA